Proteins found in one Geomonas subterranea genomic segment:
- the gatA gene encoding Asp-tRNA(Asn)/Glu-tRNA(Gln) amidotransferase subunit GatA, translating into MEIFDLTIHELHEKLAAKEVSSVEATRAMLERIEAVDGQVNAYITVTPEQALVEAEAADRRIAAGDVAPLTGIPVGLKDIFITKGVRTTCGSRILENFVPPYDGTAVAKLKEQGAVIVGKLNQDEFAMGSSNESSYFGPVKNPWNLECTPGGSSGGSAAAIAARTATATLGTDTGGSIRQPASHCSCVGLKPTYGRVSRYGVIAYASSLDQVGPLTRDVTDAALLLGAVAGHDPKDSTSVNTPVPDYVAGLAAGVKGLKIGLPKQYFIEGLDPDVKRAMDEAIALYKSLGAELREVSLPHTEYAVATYYLIATAEASSNLARYDGVRFGHRAEDARGLKEMFAKTRAEGFGPEVKRRIMLGTYALSSGYYDAYYVKAQKVRTLIMQDFLNAFNEVDVLLTPIAPTPPFKIGEKLADPLQMYLSDIFTIPVNLAGTCGISIPAGFSAAGLPIGLQLIGKPFGEASILSTAYAFERETQWHLKKAPL; encoded by the coding sequence ATGGAAATTTTCGACCTTACCATACACGAGCTGCACGAGAAGCTTGCGGCGAAGGAGGTCTCCTCCGTCGAGGCGACCCGCGCCATGCTGGAGCGCATCGAGGCGGTGGACGGCCAGGTGAACGCCTACATCACCGTCACCCCGGAGCAGGCGCTCGTCGAGGCGGAAGCCGCCGACCGCCGCATCGCCGCCGGCGACGTGGCGCCCCTTACCGGCATCCCCGTCGGCCTCAAGGACATCTTCATCACCAAAGGGGTCCGCACCACCTGCGGCTCCCGCATCCTGGAAAACTTCGTCCCCCCCTACGACGGCACCGCGGTCGCCAAGCTCAAGGAGCAGGGCGCGGTCATCGTGGGCAAGCTGAACCAGGACGAGTTCGCCATGGGGAGCTCCAACGAGTCCTCCTACTTCGGCCCGGTGAAGAACCCCTGGAACCTCGAGTGCACCCCGGGGGGCTCTTCCGGCGGGTCTGCCGCCGCCATCGCCGCGCGCACCGCGACGGCGACACTCGGCACCGACACCGGCGGCTCCATCCGCCAGCCCGCCTCCCATTGCTCCTGCGTCGGCTTGAAGCCGACCTACGGCAGGGTCTCCCGCTACGGCGTGATCGCCTACGCCTCGTCGCTGGACCAGGTCGGCCCGCTCACCCGTGACGTCACCGACGCGGCGCTCCTTCTGGGTGCCGTGGCCGGGCACGATCCGAAGGATTCCACCTCGGTGAACACCCCGGTCCCCGACTACGTCGCCGGCCTTGCGGCAGGCGTGAAGGGGCTAAAGATCGGCCTCCCGAAGCAGTACTTCATCGAGGGTCTCGACCCGGATGTGAAGCGCGCCATGGACGAGGCGATCGCCCTCTACAAGAGCCTGGGCGCGGAGCTGCGCGAGGTGAGCCTGCCGCACACCGAGTACGCCGTGGCCACCTACTACCTGATCGCCACCGCCGAGGCGAGCTCCAACCTGGCGCGTTACGACGGCGTCCGTTTCGGGCACCGCGCCGAGGACGCCCGCGGCCTTAAGGAGATGTTCGCCAAGACCCGCGCCGAAGGCTTCGGCCCGGAGGTGAAGAGAAGGATCATGCTCGGGACCTACGCCCTCTCCTCCGGCTACTACGACGCCTACTACGTCAAGGCGCAGAAAGTCAGGACCCTGATCATGCAGGACTTCCTGAACGCCTTCAACGAGGTGGACGTACTGCTGACCCCGATCGCGCCGACGCCCCCCTTCAAGATCGGGGAGAAACTGGCCGACCCGCTGCAGATGTATCTTTCCGACATCTTCACCATTCCGGTGAACCTGGCGGGAACCTGCGGCATCAGCATCCCGGCCGGTTTCAGCGCCGCCGGTCTTCCCATCGGTCTGCAGCTGATCGGCAAGCCGTTCGGTGAAGCGAGCATCCTCTCCACCGCCTATGCGTTCGAGAGGGAGACCCAGTGGCACCTGAAAAAGGCGCCGCTGTAA
- a CDS encoding acetylornithine transaminase, which translates to MNSSAWIEKADKYIMKTYGRYPLVPVKGEGCYLWDADGKRYLDFLAGVAVNNLGHCHPKVTAALAKQAAELIHCSNYYHIPSQIELAELLCNLSFANKAFFCNSGAEANEAAIKLARKYSREKYGLDRYEIITAISSFHGRTMATVSATGQEKVQKFFDPLLHGFRHIPFNDAQALRDAIGPGTCAVMLEPIQGEGGVVVPDASYFQEVRKICDENNLILIFDEVQVGMGRTGKMFAHQHFGITPDIMTLAKALAGGAPIGTMLATDKLAESFTPGTHGSTFGGNPLVTAAAVATVRAIQEEGILNHTEEIGEYLMGELETLGKKFPSLITEVRGIGLMIGVELAIPGGDIVKAALSRGLLLNCAQEKVLRFVPPLIVGKKEVDEMIATLREILAEL; encoded by the coding sequence ATGAATTCATCTGCCTGGATCGAGAAGGCTGACAAATACATCATGAAGACGTACGGACGGTACCCGCTGGTGCCGGTGAAGGGCGAGGGGTGCTACCTCTGGGACGCGGACGGCAAACGCTACCTCGATTTCCTGGCCGGGGTCGCCGTCAACAACCTGGGGCACTGCCACCCCAAGGTCACCGCGGCACTCGCCAAGCAGGCGGCGGAGCTGATCCACTGCTCGAACTACTACCACATCCCGAGCCAGATCGAGCTGGCCGAGCTCCTGTGCAACCTCTCCTTCGCCAACAAGGCGTTCTTCTGCAACTCGGGCGCCGAGGCGAACGAGGCAGCCATCAAGCTGGCCAGAAAGTACAGCCGCGAGAAGTACGGGCTCGACCGTTACGAGATCATCACCGCCATCTCCTCGTTCCACGGCCGCACCATGGCCACCGTTTCCGCCACGGGCCAGGAGAAGGTGCAGAAGTTCTTCGATCCGCTCCTGCACGGCTTCCGCCACATCCCCTTCAACGACGCCCAGGCGCTCCGCGATGCCATCGGACCCGGCACCTGCGCCGTGATGCTGGAGCCGATCCAGGGCGAGGGGGGCGTGGTGGTACCGGACGCCTCCTACTTCCAGGAAGTGCGCAAGATCTGCGACGAGAACAACCTGATCCTGATCTTCGACGAGGTCCAGGTGGGGATGGGACGCACCGGCAAGATGTTCGCCCACCAGCATTTCGGCATCACCCCGGACATCATGACCCTCGCCAAGGCGCTGGCCGGCGGAGCCCCGATCGGGACCATGCTCGCCACCGACAAGCTGGCGGAATCCTTCACCCCGGGGACCCACGGCTCCACCTTCGGCGGCAACCCGCTGGTGACCGCCGCCGCGGTGGCCACGGTACGCGCCATCCAGGAGGAAGGGATCCTGAACCACACCGAGGAGATCGGCGAGTACCTGATGGGCGAACTGGAGACGCTGGGCAAGAAGTTCCCGAGCCTGATCACCGAGGTGCGCGGCATCGGCCTCATGATCGGCGTGGAACTCGCCATCCCCGGCGGCGACATCGTCAAGGCCGCGCTCTCCCGCGGGCTCCTTTTGAACTGCGCCCAGGAGAAGGTGCTCCGCTTCGTTCCGCCGCTCATCGTCGGCAAGAAGGAAGTGGACGAGATGATCGCCACCTTGAGGGAGATCCTCGCCGAACTGTAG
- a CDS encoding HepT-like ribonuclease domain-containing protein yields the protein MSSSRDIRDYLVDMSDAMQSILEFTQGMNYEEFCNDKKTIYAVTRGFEILGEAAKHIDEEIRGRYPGVPWRMIAGMRDKLIHEYFGIALEIVWSTVQEDLPELQKDLLPVLEELVQNNA from the coding sequence ATGTCTAGCTCCAGGGATATCAGAGATTATCTGGTAGACATGAGTGATGCGATGCAAAGCATCCTCGAGTTCACGCAAGGCATGAACTATGAAGAGTTCTGCAACGACAAGAAAACCATTTATGCCGTGACACGCGGCTTCGAGATTCTCGGGGAAGCTGCCAAGCACATAGATGAAGAGATAAGGGGCAGATACCCCGGCGTCCCCTGGCGCATGATTGCCGGGATGCGGGACAAACTCATACACGAATACTTCGGCATCGCTTTGGAAATCGTCTGGAGCACCGTACAGGAAGATCTGCCTGAATTGCAAAAGGACCTGCTGCCTGTCCTGGAAGAACTAGTACAAAACAACGCATAA
- a CDS encoding nucleotidyltransferase family protein, translating into MKPLNEIKEIIRDHKTELAEEYGVAEIGVFGSVVRGEAREDSDVDVLVDFSRPIGLMKFMRLEYYLEELFGGTKVDLVSRKALKPYIGRVILQEVQYV; encoded by the coding sequence GTGAAACCTCTGAACGAGATCAAAGAGATCATCCGGGACCACAAGACGGAGCTCGCCGAGGAATACGGCGTCGCCGAAATCGGTGTGTTCGGCTCGGTGGTCAGGGGCGAAGCACGGGAGGATAGCGACGTTGACGTACTCGTCGACTTCAGCCGTCCTATCGGTCTGATGAAGTTCATGAGGCTCGAGTACTACCTGGAAGAACTCTTCGGTGGCACCAAAGTCGATCTGGTTTCCCGCAAAGCTCTGAAGCCGTACATCGGCAGGGTGATCCTGCAAGAAGTGCAGTATGTCTAG
- the argB gene encoding acetylglutamate kinase: MQHLIEKASTLMEALPYIRRFSGKTIVIKYGGHAMAEEKLRKSFALDIILLKYIGINTVVVHGGGPQINETLKRYGIVSEFVKGMRVTDGETMGVVEMVLTGQVNREVVGYINQHGGRAAGLSGKDGSLLLCEKLLQEIRREDGGVEMVDIGFVGDVVEVNPAILQALEKGGFIPVIAPVGVGRDGQSYNINADVVAGKVAAALGAEKLILLTDVSGVKDKEGELLSSIPLADVPELIENGTVTGGMIPKVTCCTDALAAGVKKAHIVDGRIEHAILLEIFTNVGIGTEIQA, translated from the coding sequence ATGCAGCATCTCATAGAGAAGGCGAGCACACTCATGGAGGCTCTTCCCTATATCAGGCGTTTCTCGGGGAAGACCATCGTCATCAAGTACGGCGGGCACGCCATGGCAGAAGAGAAGCTGAGAAAGTCTTTTGCCCTTGATATCATCCTGCTCAAATACATCGGCATCAACACCGTGGTAGTGCATGGCGGTGGTCCGCAGATCAACGAGACACTGAAGCGCTACGGGATAGTGTCCGAGTTCGTCAAAGGGATGCGCGTCACCGACGGCGAAACCATGGGTGTCGTAGAGATGGTCCTGACCGGCCAGGTGAACCGCGAGGTGGTGGGTTACATAAACCAGCACGGCGGGCGCGCCGCCGGTCTTTCCGGCAAGGACGGGAGTCTCCTGCTCTGCGAGAAGCTGCTCCAGGAAATCCGACGAGAGGACGGCGGGGTCGAGATGGTCGACATCGGCTTTGTGGGCGACGTCGTCGAAGTGAACCCCGCCATTTTGCAGGCATTGGAGAAGGGTGGTTTCATTCCGGTCATCGCGCCGGTGGGTGTGGGTCGCGACGGGCAGAGCTACAACATCAACGCGGACGTCGTGGCGGGCAAGGTTGCCGCTGCGCTGGGCGCGGAGAAGCTGATCCTCTTGACCGACGTTTCCGGCGTGAAGGACAAGGAAGGGGAGCTGCTCTCGAGCATCCCGCTGGCCGATGTCCCCGAGCTGATCGAAAACGGCACCGTCACCGGCGGCATGATTCCGAAAGTGACCTGCTGCACCGACGCGCTTGCCGCCGGGGTCAAGAAGGCCCACATCGTGGACGGCCGGATCGAACACGCCATCCTCTTGGAGATCTTCACCAACGTCGGGATCGGGACGGAGATACAGGCGTAA
- the argH gene encoding argininosuccinate lyase gives MSKDKLWGGRFTQPTDKFVEEFTASINFDKRLYHQDIRGSIAHATMLGKQGIIPVKDVEEIVHGLREILDRIEAGEFDFSVSLEDIHMNIEARLSEKIGDAGKRLHTGRSRNDQVALDIRLYLRDELVEISAYIDLLIDALIYQAEQNLGVMMPGFTHLQTAQPILFSHHMMAYHEMLKRDKGRMEDCLKRTNVLPLGAGALAGTTFPIDREYVAELLDFPEVTRNSLDSVSDRDFAIEFCAASSILMMHLSRFAEELILWSTSEFKFVDLSDSFCTGSSIMPQKKNPDVPELVRGKTGRVYGNLMALLTLMKSLPLAYNKDMQEDKEPLFDTIDTVKGSLKIFADMVREMKVNEARMKTAAAAGFSTATDVADYLVRKGIPFRDAHEIVGKAVRYCIENEMDIPELSLAEWQIFSPRIEDDIFGAITLEASVNARRATGGTALERVKAEIARAKEGR, from the coding sequence ATGTCCAAAGACAAGCTGTGGGGTGGCCGCTTCACCCAGCCCACCGACAAGTTCGTAGAAGAGTTCACCGCCTCCATCAACTTCGACAAGCGCCTGTACCACCAGGACATCCGCGGCTCCATCGCCCACGCCACCATGCTGGGCAAGCAGGGGATCATCCCGGTCAAGGACGTCGAGGAGATCGTGCACGGCCTCCGGGAGATCCTGGACAGGATCGAGGCGGGAGAGTTCGACTTCTCGGTCTCCCTGGAAGACATCCACATGAACATCGAGGCGCGCCTCTCCGAGAAGATCGGCGACGCGGGCAAGAGGCTCCACACCGGCCGCTCCAGGAACGACCAGGTGGCGCTGGACATCCGCCTCTACCTCAGGGACGAGCTGGTGGAGATCTCCGCCTACATCGACCTGCTGATCGACGCGCTCATCTACCAGGCGGAGCAGAACCTCGGGGTCATGATGCCGGGCTTCACCCACCTGCAGACCGCGCAGCCCATCCTCTTCTCGCACCACATGATGGCCTACCACGAGATGCTCAAGCGCGACAAGGGGCGCATGGAGGACTGCCTGAAGCGCACCAACGTGCTGCCGCTGGGCGCCGGGGCCCTGGCCGGGACCACCTTCCCCATCGACCGCGAGTACGTGGCGGAACTGCTCGACTTCCCCGAGGTGACCAGGAACTCGCTCGACTCGGTCTCCGACCGCGACTTCGCCATCGAGTTCTGCGCGGCCTCCTCGATCCTGATGATGCACCTCTCCCGCTTCGCGGAGGAGCTCATCCTCTGGTCCACCAGCGAATTCAAGTTCGTCGACCTCTCCGACTCCTTCTGCACCGGCTCCTCCATCATGCCGCAGAAGAAGAACCCGGACGTCCCGGAGCTGGTGCGCGGCAAGACCGGCCGCGTCTACGGCAACCTGATGGCGCTCCTCACCCTGATGAAGTCCCTCCCCCTGGCCTACAACAAGGACATGCAGGAGGACAAGGAGCCGCTGTTCGACACCATCGACACCGTGAAAGGGTCGCTGAAGATCTTCGCCGACATGGTGCGCGAGATGAAGGTGAACGAGGCGCGCATGAAGACCGCCGCTGCCGCCGGGTTCTCCACCGCGACCGACGTGGCCGACTACCTGGTGCGGAAAGGGATCCCGTTCCGCGACGCCCACGAGATCGTCGGCAAGGCGGTGCGCTACTGCATCGAGAACGAGATGGACATCCCGGAACTGTCGCTGGCCGAGTGGCAGATCTTCTCTCCCCGCATCGAGGACGACATTTTCGGCGCCATCACCCTGGAGGCATCGGTCAACGCACGCCGCGCGACCGGCGGCACGGCGCTCGAGCGGGTCAAGGCCGAGATCGCCCGCGCCAAGGAAGGGCGCTAA
- a CDS encoding argininosuccinate synthase, producing MAKKEVKKIVLAYSGGLDTSIILKWLKNEYGCEVVTFSADLGQGDELEPVREKAFKTGADKVYIDDLREEFVRDFVFPMFRANAIYEGSYLLGTSIARPLIAKRQMEIAKIEGCDAVSHGATGKGNDQVRFELAYYHFNPAITVVAPWREWKLNSRQALINYAKRNDIPIPITKKRPWSSDRNLLHISFEGGILEDTWLEPPENMFVLTKAPEKAPNKPQYVEIEFEKGNAVAVDGVRMSPAELLAHLNTIGGEHGIGRVDLLENRSVGMKSRGVYETPGGTILREAHMAVEQITMDREVMHLRDSLIPRYAEMIYNGYWFSPEREMMQCLIDDSQKTVNGVARLKLYKGHVRTVGRKSESDSLFNLDFATFEKDQVYNQADAEGFIKLNSLRLRIRSLMQANKNK from the coding sequence ATGGCAAAGAAAGAAGTGAAAAAGATCGTCCTCGCCTACTCGGGCGGGCTTGACACCTCCATCATCCTCAAGTGGCTCAAAAACGAGTACGGCTGCGAGGTGGTGACGTTCTCCGCAGACCTCGGCCAGGGCGACGAGCTGGAGCCGGTGCGCGAGAAGGCGTTCAAGACCGGCGCCGACAAGGTGTACATCGACGACCTGCGCGAAGAGTTCGTACGCGATTTCGTGTTCCCGATGTTCCGCGCCAACGCGATCTACGAGGGTTCCTACCTGCTGGGCACTTCCATCGCGCGTCCGCTGATCGCCAAGCGCCAGATGGAAATCGCCAAGATCGAAGGGTGCGACGCCGTCTCCCACGGCGCCACCGGCAAGGGGAACGACCAGGTCCGCTTCGAGCTGGCCTACTACCACTTCAACCCGGCCATCACCGTCGTCGCCCCGTGGAGGGAGTGGAAGCTCAACTCCCGCCAGGCGCTGATCAACTACGCCAAGCGTAACGACATCCCGATCCCGATCACCAAGAAGCGCCCCTGGTCTTCCGACCGCAACCTTTTGCACATCTCCTTCGAAGGGGGCATCCTGGAGGACACCTGGCTCGAGCCGCCCGAGAACATGTTCGTGCTCACCAAGGCTCCGGAGAAGGCGCCCAACAAGCCGCAGTACGTCGAGATCGAGTTCGAGAAGGGTAACGCGGTCGCCGTCGACGGCGTGCGCATGTCCCCGGCAGAGCTGCTGGCGCACCTTAACACCATCGGCGGCGAGCACGGCATCGGCCGCGTCGACCTCCTCGAGAACCGCTCCGTCGGCATGAAGTCCCGCGGCGTCTACGAGACCCCGGGCGGCACCATCCTGCGCGAGGCGCACATGGCGGTCGAGCAGATCACCATGGACCGCGAAGTCATGCACCTGCGTGACTCCCTGATCCCGCGCTACGCAGAGATGATCTACAACGGCTACTGGTTCTCCCCGGAGCGCGAGATGATGCAGTGCCTGATCGACGACTCCCAGAAGACCGTGAACGGCGTGGCGCGCTTGAAGCTCTACAAAGGGCACGTGCGCACCGTGGGGAGGAAGTCCGAGAGCGACTCCCTGTTCAACCTCGACTTCGCGACCTTCGAGAAGGACCAGGTCTACAACCAGGCGGATGCCGAAGGGTTCATCAAGCTGAACTCGCTGAGGCTGCGTATCCGCTCCCTGATGCAGGCCAACAAGAACAAGTAG
- a CDS encoding fibronectin type III domain-containing protein: protein MAASRSILPALFLAAALAVCSGCGKKGALIPPEALVPAPIATLAAAQKGAEFQVSWTGPGKQEKGGKLEDLSGFLLYRRNVLPPGEDCEECPSAYKQLARVDLDLPQGVRQVGSLWIYDDFDLRKGQTYQYKVRSYTQKGAQSKDSNKVRRTAVTPPLPPVLEAAGSPNEVTLSFVGLPPEQGSAAGYNVYRSKKGEPMPLAPLNKAPLTGNTYQDREVILGITYSYAVTSVATVDGQSVESAPSNVTEAGLVLPD from the coding sequence ATGGCCGCCTCCCGTAGCATCCTGCCCGCCCTGTTCCTGGCCGCCGCGCTCGCCGTCTGCTCCGGCTGCGGCAAGAAAGGCGCGCTGATCCCGCCCGAGGCGCTGGTCCCGGCGCCGATCGCCACGCTGGCTGCGGCGCAGAAGGGGGCGGAGTTCCAGGTGAGCTGGACCGGGCCGGGCAAACAGGAAAAGGGGGGCAAGCTTGAGGATCTTTCCGGCTTCCTGCTCTACCGGCGCAACGTGCTCCCTCCCGGGGAGGACTGCGAAGAGTGCCCGAGCGCGTACAAGCAGCTGGCACGGGTCGATCTCGACCTCCCCCAAGGGGTGCGCCAGGTGGGGAGCCTCTGGATCTACGACGACTTCGACCTCAGAAAGGGGCAGACCTACCAGTACAAGGTGCGCTCCTACACGCAGAAGGGCGCGCAGAGCAAGGACTCCAACAAGGTGCGGCGCACCGCGGTCACCCCTCCCCTCCCCCCCGTGCTGGAGGCGGCAGGCTCGCCCAACGAGGTGACGCTTAGCTTCGTGGGGCTCCCCCCGGAACAGGGGAGCGCGGCCGGGTACAACGTGTACCGGAGCAAAAAGGGGGAGCCGATGCCGCTCGCCCCGCTCAACAAGGCGCCGCTGACCGGCAACACCTACCAGGACAGGGAAGTGATCCTCGGGATCACCTACAGCTACGCCGTGACCAGCGTCGCCACCGTCGACGGGCAAAGCGTAGAGAGCGCGCCCTCCAACGTCACGGAAGCCGGGCTGGTGCTTCCGGACTAG
- a CDS encoding NUDIX domain-containing protein has protein sequence MEQNGFKASHIVTSVVAVIIDSDGRVLLTKRNIPPFQGEWVMPGGKIDLGEPIVAALKREVWEEVGLEVEVGELIDVFEHVTPGEAHYHFIIIYYRCTPLYCDVKHNQDEVAEARWVEPGELPDFKIPAGARFILSKIFTSIDNG, from the coding sequence ATGGAGCAAAACGGTTTCAAGGCCAGCCACATAGTCACTTCGGTGGTCGCCGTCATCATCGATTCCGATGGCCGGGTGCTCCTCACCAAGAGGAACATCCCCCCGTTCCAGGGGGAATGGGTCATGCCGGGGGGGAAGATCGACCTGGGCGAACCGATCGTGGCGGCTCTCAAGCGCGAGGTATGGGAAGAGGTCGGCCTCGAGGTTGAAGTGGGCGAGCTGATCGACGTCTTCGAGCACGTGACGCCGGGCGAGGCCCACTACCACTTCATCATCATCTACTACCGCTGCACACCGCTTTACTGCGACGTGAAACACAACCAGGACGAAGTGGCCGAGGCGCGCTGGGTCGAGCCGGGCGAGTTGCCGGACTTCAAGATCCCCGCCGGCGCCCGCTTCATCCTGAGCAAGATCTTTACGTCAATTGACAATGGATAA
- a CDS encoding hybrid sensor histidine kinase/response regulator → MLELTAHNSQELSQDKKTILIVDDEGVIRDLCKRVLNDYDIVEAADGQEAYEIFLRGGIDVILSDVMMPRMDGIELLKKLKEREPTMVVIIMTGFADKDLILKALKADADDFITKPLNLLQLKSAISKALVKKALKEEIANLRNLDRFKTVFLSLVSHKFRTPITSISLFLQNLAAGIIDPSDDGAKEHIKLIYNEACYLGNLVTDLLTFSSVMDSGAGLHLEPCTLNLLLPKLLQEAQELSDRPGVTTHITQDTVPEMMLDRDKISFAVRQVIDNAIKFSKETGIVCVTLRNLEGQCEITVQDNGIGIPTEQLPKLFEKFYQVDAEHTGQVRGFGLGLFYVREFIRMHGGTVSIDSEENVGTRVVITLPSKTSQSP, encoded by the coding sequence ATGCTCGAACTGACCGCCCACAACAGCCAGGAGCTTTCGCAGGACAAGAAGACCATCCTCATCGTCGACGATGAAGGGGTGATCCGCGACCTCTGCAAGAGAGTGCTCAACGACTACGACATAGTCGAGGCGGCGGACGGGCAGGAGGCGTACGAGATCTTCCTGCGCGGCGGCATCGACGTCATCCTCAGCGATGTCATGATGCCCCGGATGGACGGCATCGAGCTGCTCAAGAAGCTGAAGGAGCGGGAGCCGACCATGGTGGTGATCATCATGACCGGCTTCGCGGACAAGGACCTGATCCTCAAGGCCTTGAAGGCCGATGCGGACGACTTCATCACCAAACCGCTCAACCTGCTGCAGCTGAAGAGCGCCATCAGCAAGGCGCTGGTGAAGAAGGCCCTCAAGGAAGAGATCGCCAACCTGAGGAACCTGGACCGCTTCAAGACCGTGTTCCTGTCGCTCGTCTCCCACAAGTTCCGCACCCCGATCACCTCGATATCGCTGTTCCTGCAGAACCTCGCCGCCGGGATCATCGACCCTTCCGACGACGGCGCCAAGGAACACATCAAGCTGATCTACAACGAGGCCTGTTACCTGGGGAACCTGGTCACCGACCTGCTCACCTTCTCCTCGGTCATGGACAGTGGCGCCGGGCTGCACCTTGAGCCCTGCACCCTCAACCTGCTGCTCCCCAAACTCTTGCAGGAAGCCCAGGAACTTTCCGACCGCCCCGGCGTGACCACCCACATCACCCAGGACACGGTCCCCGAGATGATGCTGGACCGCGACAAGATCAGCTTTGCGGTGCGCCAGGTAATCGACAACGCCATCAAGTTCTCCAAGGAAACCGGCATCGTCTGCGTCACTCTCAGAAACCTCGAGGGGCAGTGCGAGATCACCGTCCAGGACAACGGCATCGGCATCCCCACGGAGCAGTTGCCCAAGCTGTTCGAGAAGTTCTACCAGGTCGACGCCGAACATACCGGCCAGGTGCGCGGCTTCGGGCTCGGCCTGTTCTACGTGCGCGAGTTCATCCGTATGCACGGCGGCACCGTCAGCATCGACAGCGAGGAAAACGTCGGCACCCGGGTCGTCATCACCCTCCCCAGCAAAACCAGCCAAAGCCCCTGA
- the gatC gene encoding Asp-tRNA(Asn)/Glu-tRNA(Gln) amidotransferase subunit GatC, with the protein MKITRSEVEHVARLARLELSDSELDTFTGQMDGILAYVEKLNALDTEGIVPTSHAVPMENAFRPDQPADSIGVEAALANAPLRAESFFRVPKVIE; encoded by the coding sequence ATGAAGATCACGAGAAGTGAGGTGGAGCACGTGGCGAGACTCGCCCGCCTGGAGCTTTCCGACAGCGAGCTGGACACCTTCACCGGACAGATGGACGGCATCCTCGCCTACGTGGAGAAGCTGAACGCACTGGATACCGAGGGGATCGTCCCGACCTCGCACGCGGTGCCGATGGAGAACGCATTCCGTCCCGACCAGCCCGCCGACTCGATCGGCGTGGAAGCCGCCCTCGCCAACGCGCCGCTGCGCGCGGAGAGCTTTTTCAGGGTGCCCAAAGTCATAGAATAG
- the argF gene encoding ornithine carbamoyltransferase: protein MKKDFLALSQFTKAELDAMFALCKDLKAKTKNREEHHLLKGKSLAMIFEKSSTRTRISFEVGMYQLGGHPLFISSKDSQMGRGEPIKDTARVMARYCDGVMIRTFAQETVEEFAKYASIPVINGLTDLHHPCQIMADVFTVIEHKGSYDGLKFAWIGDGNNMANSWIEAAAIFGFDLTLACPEGYDPNPQVLAWAKANGSAKIVVTRDPREAAKDADVLNTDVWASMGQEEEQKIREKAFAGYQLDEKLLALAKKDALVLHCLPAHRGEEISDGVIEGPNSVVWDEAENRLHVQKAIMATLMK from the coding sequence ATGAAAAAAGACTTCCTGGCGCTGAGCCAGTTCACCAAGGCCGAACTGGACGCCATGTTCGCCCTGTGCAAGGACCTCAAAGCAAAGACCAAGAACCGCGAGGAGCACCACCTCCTCAAGGGGAAGTCACTGGCCATGATCTTCGAGAAGTCGTCGACCCGCACCAGGATCTCTTTCGAGGTCGGCATGTACCAGCTGGGGGGGCACCCGCTCTTCATCTCCAGCAAGGACTCGCAGATGGGGCGCGGCGAGCCGATCAAGGACACCGCCCGCGTCATGGCGCGCTACTGCGACGGCGTCATGATCCGCACCTTCGCCCAGGAAACCGTGGAGGAGTTCGCGAAATACGCCTCCATCCCGGTCATCAACGGGCTTACCGACCTGCACCACCCCTGCCAGATCATGGCGGACGTCTTCACCGTGATCGAGCACAAGGGTAGCTACGACGGGCTCAAGTTCGCCTGGATCGGCGACGGCAACAACATGGCCAACTCCTGGATCGAGGCCGCCGCCATCTTCGGCTTCGACCTGACGCTCGCCTGCCCGGAAGGGTACGATCCCAACCCGCAGGTGCTGGCATGGGCCAAGGCGAACGGCTCCGCGAAGATCGTGGTCACCCGCGACCCCAGGGAGGCCGCCAAGGACGCCGACGTCCTGAACACCGACGTCTGGGCCAGCATGGGGCAGGAAGAGGAGCAGAAGATCCGCGAGAAGGCCTTCGCCGGCTACCAGCTGGACGAGAAGCTGCTCGCCCTCGCCAAGAAGGACGCGCTGGTGCTGCACTGCCTCCCGGCGCACCGCGGCGAGGAGATCAGCGACGGGGTCATCGAAGGCCCCAACTCGGTTGTCTGGGACGAAGCGGAAAACCGCCTGCACGTGCAGAAGGCCATCATGGCCACGCTGATGAAATAG